Sequence from the Fulvivirga ligni genome:
GCCATTGGGAAGAAAAGTGAAGTTGGTATGGCAAGTGGGTTTTGAGGAAAAGTACTTCCTGGTGAGGCCTCAAGATGGGATACAAAGAGATAAAACGTGGAATGTATGTGTTGAGAGTGACCAATATAGAGGGGGAGAAGTTTAGCACGAGATTATTGGTCGAGTAAGCGTAAGCGCCTGGTCTAAGATAGATCAGGCGCTTTTTTTATTGAGGTATCATAGGTAAGTCTACCAAAGTGTTTTCCCACATAAACACCATTTCAATGTCATTACCCATTTCATGAAACTGAATTGTAAATTGTTCAAAAAAGGCTTTTGTAGAAATAGATGATACTTCCACAACTAAAGCGTCTTTGCTTTCATCTCTATTGGCCTCTTGAGTCAGTATATCTATGCCCCACTGATCTGTTTCTTTGTTAAAAATAATCTTCCAGCTCTCTTTATCTGGTATGGTAAATAGAGAATATTTACCAGCTTTTAAGAGCCGATTATCTATCATCAAATCCTTGCTGGTTGAAAATTGAGTGGCTTCGTTTGCGCCTGTTCTCCAAACCTTACCGTAAGGTACTAATTGTCCAAATACTGTTCGACCTTTAACAGAGGGCCTGCTATAATTCACTTTAAGCGTGGTACTTTTCTGATCATAAAGTACCTGATCTTGTGGGCTGAAAGATTTAGTATGAAATCTATAGAATATAAAGGAGAAGCAGATTATGGCTATAACAGCCCCAACGAGTACGGTAAATTTTTTCATCAACTATGGATAATGTGCTTATTCAAAGGTTTGTGTTTCAGCCAAGGATCCGCTGCCATTATAATAAAACCACTGACCTTTTTCTTCACCCATTACATAGCTCCCTCTGGATTGTCTATTGCCGTTTTTGTAGTAATAAATCCATTCGCCGTCCTTTAGGCCATTTTTGAAGGCTCCTTTTTCTGCAACTTCACCGCTATGGTAATAATAAGTCCATTCCCCATCAGGAACGCCATTTTTAAATTCACATTCTACTTCTTTGAGCCCATCAATGTAATAATTG
This genomic interval carries:
- a CDS encoding DUF2911 domain-containing protein; protein product: MKKFTVLVGAVIAIICFSFIFYRFHTKSFSPQDQVLYDQKSTTLKVNYSRPSVKGRTVFGQLVPYGKVWRTGANEATQFSTSKDLMIDNRLLKAGKYSLFTIPDKESWKIIFNKETDQWGIDILTQEANRDESKDALVVEVSSISTKAFFEQFTIQFHEMGNDIEMVFMWENTLVDLPMIPQ